The following proteins are co-located in the Echinicola sp. 20G genome:
- a CDS encoding 1-acyl-sn-glycerol-3-phosphate acyltransferase yields the protein MKVLRRIYSIYGTIIFILSFLILLPFFIITIEIPGLKKYGRRLNGIWSKVFFTGLFIRVKVENKKYLKEHPQYIIVANHFSYLDIPVIGLMSKDAVFIGKSSLGKVPVFGYMFKKLHIAVDRSSFRSRGETLKKTKEVIDEGSSVILFPEGGIRSTNPPEMAQFKDGAFNLAFEKQIPVIPVTLSYNHLILPDDNKFLLNYKPVKVVIHPPVVPNGPEKEAIAEMKSNCHKTIQQQLWKDNQQAIKS from the coding sequence ATGAAAGTACTCAGGCGAATATATTCCATTTACGGCACCATTATTTTCATCCTCTCCTTTTTAATTCTTTTACCCTTTTTTATAATTACTATAGAAATCCCTGGGTTGAAAAAGTATGGAAGAAGACTCAATGGGATTTGGTCAAAAGTCTTTTTTACCGGGCTTTTCATCAGGGTAAAAGTCGAGAACAAAAAGTACCTGAAAGAGCATCCTCAGTACATTATCGTAGCCAATCACTTTTCATATTTGGATATTCCTGTTATTGGGTTGATGTCAAAAGATGCTGTTTTTATCGGAAAAAGTTCTTTGGGAAAAGTGCCTGTGTTTGGTTACATGTTTAAGAAACTACACATCGCCGTGGACAGATCAAGCTTCAGGAGCCGTGGTGAAACACTCAAAAAGACCAAAGAAGTCATTGATGAAGGCAGTAGTGTCATTCTTTTTCCTGAAGGAGGAATCAGATCGACCAATCCACCAGAGATGGCTCAGTTTAAGGATGGGGCGTTTAACTTGGCATTTGAGAAACAAATCCCTGTAATTCCTGTAACTTTATCCTATAATCACTTAATTTTGCCCGACGACAACAAGTTCTTATTGAATTACAAACCGGTAAAGGTGGTGATCCATCCTCCTGTTGTACCGAATGGACCTGAAAAAGAAGCAATTGCTGAAATGAAAAGCAATTGCCACAAGACCATTCAGCAACAACTATGGAAGGACAATCAACAAGCAATAAAAAGCTGA
- the gatC gene encoding Asp-tRNA(Asn)/Glu-tRNA(Gln) amidotransferase subunit GatC, with protein sequence MKIDTNTLKKIAHLARLEFDENSAKKMTRDMTQILDWVEHLDQVDTEGVEPITTMSSEVNVLREDKVGKHLEHEKGLKNAPQRDSDYFRVPKVLE encoded by the coding sequence ATGAAAATCGATACCAATACCTTAAAAAAAATCGCTCACTTGGCCCGTCTTGAGTTCGACGAAAACAGTGCCAAAAAGATGACCCGTGACATGACCCAAATCTTGGATTGGGTGGAACATTTGGACCAAGTGGACACGGAAGGAGTGGAACCGATCACGACGATGTCATCTGAGGTGAATGTATTGAGGGAAGACAAAGTAGGCAAGCATCTTGAGCATGAAAAAGGATTAAAAAATGCCCCTCAAAGAGATTCTGACTATTTCCGTGTACCTAAAGTACTTGAATAA
- a CDS encoding nodulation protein NfeD produces MKSTLYLFILFLTFIALPTKAFQDSLGTRKVYILEIKDNIDPRMNRKVKLAMEDAQEKKADYILIHMDTYGGAVNDADDIRTMLLESKTPTMVFIDKDAASAGALISIACDSIYMAPGASIGAATVVMGAGGDAAPDKYQSYMRSMMRSTAEANGRDPKIAEAMVDEKLEIEGITAAGSVITFSVSEAIQNGFCEAKVETTEDIIERQGIDEYETIYYEVNTVELIIAFFLNPAVSGFLILIIIGGIYFEIQTPGVGFPIAAAIVAVILYFIPYYLTGLADNWEIIVFFLGLVLLALELFVIPGFGVAGVLGIAGILTGLTLGMIPNDFFDFTFVASAELFVALVTVVIASLIAVAGIFALAPKVNQWKAFSKIALADTQNKQDGYTSYWYSEELLNKEGITHTRLMPSGKILIDDEVYDAHSRGEFIDKGEKIKIISTEGTSLKVKRIG; encoded by the coding sequence ATGAAATCAACCCTCTACCTCTTCATTTTATTTTTGACTTTTATTGCTTTACCCACTAAGGCTTTTCAAGATAGCCTTGGCACAAGAAAAGTTTATATTCTGGAAATCAAGGACAACATTGACCCTAGAATGAACAGAAAAGTCAAGTTGGCCATGGAGGATGCCCAAGAAAAAAAAGCGGACTATATCTTGATCCACATGGACACCTATGGTGGCGCTGTCAATGATGCAGATGATATTCGAACCATGCTTTTAGAGTCTAAAACCCCTACGATGGTATTTATAGACAAGGATGCCGCTTCTGCAGGCGCATTGATTTCCATTGCTTGTGACAGCATTTATATGGCACCCGGAGCCAGTATAGGAGCTGCTACTGTAGTGATGGGTGCTGGAGGTGATGCCGCTCCTGACAAATATCAATCCTATATGCGGTCCATGATGAGAAGCACAGCAGAAGCCAATGGTAGAGATCCTAAAATCGCAGAAGCCATGGTAGATGAAAAACTTGAAATTGAAGGTATTACTGCAGCCGGTTCCGTCATCACGTTTTCAGTATCCGAAGCCATTCAAAATGGCTTTTGTGAGGCCAAGGTAGAAACCACCGAAGACATCATCGAAAGACAGGGTATTGATGAATACGAAACCATTTACTATGAGGTAAACACAGTAGAACTGATTATCGCTTTCTTTTTAAACCCGGCAGTAAGCGGTTTCTTAATCTTGATCATCATTGGTGGAATTTATTTTGAAATCCAAACACCAGGAGTTGGTTTTCCTATAGCAGCTGCTATTGTGGCAGTAATTCTTTATTTCATCCCTTATTACCTCACCGGACTTGCTGACAACTGGGAGATTATTGTGTTCTTTCTGGGCCTAGTCCTTCTTGCCTTGGAACTGTTTGTCATCCCAGGCTTTGGTGTGGCAGGAGTGCTGGGCATTGCAGGCATCCTCACCGGCCTCACCTTGGGCATGATTCCCAATGACTTCTTTGATTTCACTTTTGTAGCTTCAGCAGAGCTATTTGTAGCCTTGGTGACGGTAGTAATTGCTTCACTCATTGCCGTAGCCGGCATATTTGCTTTAGCTCCCAAGGTCAATCAGTGGAAGGCTTTTAGCAAAATAGCCCTAGCTGACACCCAAAATAAACAAGACGGATATACTTCTTATTGGTACAGCGAAGAACTGCTGAACAAAGAAGGTATTACCCATACCCGCTTGATGCCAAGTGGAAAAATTCTTATTGATGACGAAGTGTATGATGCCCACTCAAGAGGGGAGTTTATAGACAAAGGAGAGAAAATAAAAATCATCAGTACTGAAGGCACCTCACTTAAAGTAAAAAGAATTGGTTGA
- a CDS encoding LysM peptidoglycan-binding domain-containing protein → MSFIECMERLIKKSSLLILIFSTYAGLVTAREAAIDSVGVEKIGDKTFIIHEVAPKETLFAISRRYETPVGDIISNNSDLKQGLKIGQRIKVPYIPKASLPEGAVLHKVGPGETLFSIASKYSVSVQDVKAWNELQGNDLSIGQGLVIEGVKKEQPEVVERVAPEVRATPTEVKEMPKERKGVVEKNKEAGKAKQAEVVEVSKKATEANETVVEERIEDIPAGAEVGWITHTVSDGETLYSISKRYNANMGDLIEWNALSSNNLSQGQKLKVGRKEGKVNNATPVVTETGSKETTASTEPVVAPVKNTSSESTAYKNIKESGQAEVIQGTSNHKKYLVLHKTAPVGTIMRIRNEENDVTIFARVVGKLPDTGDNDKLLIKVSQAAFDQLRAVNNRFRVEVSY, encoded by the coding sequence ATGAGTTTTATAGAGTGTATGGAGCGTTTAATCAAAAAATCAAGTTTACTGATCCTAATTTTTTCAACTTATGCCGGACTTGTCACGGCGAGAGAGGCAGCTATTGATTCGGTGGGAGTGGAGAAGATAGGTGATAAGACCTTTATTATTCATGAGGTAGCGCCCAAAGAAACATTGTTTGCTATTTCTAGAAGATATGAAACCCCTGTGGGAGATATTATCAGCAATAACAGTGACCTGAAGCAAGGTCTAAAAATAGGCCAGCGCATCAAAGTTCCTTACATTCCAAAGGCTTCACTTCCAGAGGGGGCGGTGCTGCACAAGGTAGGCCCAGGAGAAACGCTATTTTCTATTGCCAGCAAATACAGTGTTTCTGTCCAGGATGTAAAAGCTTGGAACGAACTACAAGGAAATGACCTCAGTATTGGTCAGGGCTTGGTGATTGAAGGAGTAAAAAAGGAGCAGCCAGAAGTAGTTGAGCGAGTGGCTCCCGAAGTTAGGGCAACTCCAACGGAGGTAAAAGAAATGCCAAAGGAACGCAAAGGGGTGGTTGAGAAAAATAAGGAAGCAGGTAAAGCAAAGCAAGCGGAGGTGGTAGAGGTTTCAAAGAAAGCAACAGAAGCCAATGAAACTGTAGTAGAAGAAAGAATCGAAGATATTCCTGCTGGAGCAGAAGTAGGCTGGATTACGCATACAGTTTCAGATGGAGAAACGCTTTATTCCATCTCGAAAAGATACAATGCCAATATGGGTGATTTGATAGAATGGAATGCGCTTTCTTCAAACAATCTTTCTCAAGGACAAAAGCTCAAAGTGGGCAGAAAAGAGGGGAAAGTAAACAATGCCACTCCTGTGGTTACAGAGACAGGTTCAAAAGAAACCACTGCTTCTACTGAGCCTGTTGTTGCGCCAGTGAAGAATACATCCAGCGAAAGTACAGCTTATAAAAACATCAAGGAGTCTGGTCAAGCGGAAGTTATTCAAGGTACCAGCAACCATAAGAAATATTTGGTGCTGCATAAAACAGCTCCTGTAGGGACCATCATGAGAATAAGAAACGAGGAGAACGATGTGACCATTTTTGCCAGAGTGGTAGGCAAGCTTCCAGATACAGGAGACAATGACAAATTGTTGATCAAAGTGTCTCAAGCAGCATTTGATCAATTGAGAGCTGTGAACAACCGCTTTAGAGTGGAGGTTTCTTACTAA
- a CDS encoding cyanoglobin: MNEFQTVYQAIGEEKIKELTRYFYEGVEKNEPLRSLYPKDLKPAEDRLFLFLLQVFGGPTTYSEERGHPRLRMRHLNWVIDEQMRNHWLNNMLTALDKIDVDQNVKELMMSYFVKVANHMINQ; encoded by the coding sequence ATGAACGAATTCCAGACGGTCTATCAAGCCATAGGTGAAGAAAAAATAAAGGAACTCACCAGGTACTTTTATGAGGGTGTAGAGAAAAATGAGCCTTTAAGATCTCTCTATCCCAAGGACTTAAAGCCTGCAGAAGATCGGCTTTTCCTCTTCTTGCTACAAGTATTTGGCGGTCCTACTACCTATTCGGAAGAACGTGGCCATCCGAGACTGAGAATGAGGCACCTCAACTGGGTCATTGATGAGCAAATGAGAAATCACTGGCTGAACAATATGCTCACTGCTTTGGATAAAATTGATGTTGACCAAAATGTAAAGGAATTGATGATGAGCTATTTTGTCAAAGTAGCGAACCATATGATTAACCAATAA
- a CDS encoding TIGR02757 family protein, whose protein sequence is MDLKDFLEEKTLHYNQPNFITLDPISIPHRFSKKQDIEIAGFFAATLAWGQRKTIINKCLQLLEMMDNAPHDFILHHEEKDLRPFLSFKHRTFNDIDTLWFLAFFKAFYQKHESLEEAFTIGWREEVDVMEVLLANYHDLFFKDPEAPQRTRKHVATPKRKAACKRINMFLRWMVRQDDRGVDFGVWQKIKPYQLICPCDLHVDRVGRKLGLIERKQTDWRTAVELTERLREFDPEDPVKYDFALFGLGVEEKF, encoded by the coding sequence ATGGATTTAAAAGATTTTTTAGAAGAGAAGACGCTTCATTATAACCAACCTAACTTTATTACCCTTGACCCTATTTCCATTCCACATCGCTTCAGCAAGAAGCAGGACATCGAGATAGCTGGTTTTTTTGCTGCCACATTGGCTTGGGGGCAGCGAAAGACCATCATCAACAAGTGCCTTCAATTGTTAGAGATGATGGACAATGCACCCCATGACTTTATCCTTCATCATGAGGAAAAGGACTTAAGACCATTTTTAAGTTTTAAGCATAGGACTTTCAATGATATTGATACCTTATGGTTTTTGGCCTTTTTTAAAGCATTTTATCAAAAGCATGAAAGCTTGGAGGAGGCCTTCACGATAGGCTGGAGGGAAGAGGTGGATGTGATGGAGGTTTTATTAGCAAACTATCATGATCTATTCTTCAAAGATCCAGAAGCTCCTCAAAGAACAAGAAAACATGTGGCTACTCCAAAAAGGAAAGCAGCTTGTAAAAGAATCAACATGTTTTTACGGTGGATGGTGAGGCAGGACGATAGGGGAGTGGATTTTGGTGTTTGGCAAAAAATAAAACCCTATCAATTGATTTGCCCCTGTGACCTGCATGTGGACAGGGTGGGGAGAAAATTGGGTTTGATAGAAAGAAAGCAGACGGACTGGCGGACTGCTGTGGAACTGACAGAAAGGCTAAGGGAGTTTGATCCGGAAGACCCAGTCAAATATGACTTTGCCCTTTTTGGCTTGGGCGTAGAAGAGAAATTTTAA
- a CDS encoding M48 family metallopeptidase, with protein MNIKDEVLFKKLPIIISVIGSFLLLHQYFFAWNDPLPIEPGVFSEMADVPLDIYNWGIEHYRLEVENYLLFQNFETLAPVPQVSKTLLFGGITWLLVSLGLSLISTLKRYYFIAAMAVVIFLLTISGINSLNIGGISSNLALIVLILGVAVPAMVIHIFYDHFSLMKRTVIITPISVATMAFLVLRSNVTQPELMMAENITLMAIAISAIFVLYIGHALVGGFFLMLARLNQGVGLKISWHLTVFTIIYIVLLFMVLLDLTGDFPLPFSYPPLFFLFLLASFVGWFEVKAKIKQIKQPYELDLIGQSLYWIGFGITIMVFWKGQFSLNRPMLDFLDHWFVYTQIALSLLFFAYLLANFSGFMNMGKPLADVTFQPKFFAYLHMRIGSLIALLSLIVFADGVIAPQLSVSSTNYSADYYYAINKPTEARILFENSWFRYRRNEKAMIATVNLYQQDKQPTAAKNIIQEAFEWQPSVHEILLAANLAHKQDKYFDALFYLEKGLELYPDNDFLQNNLALLHSKGNRSEAAFEVLTQIDQEKEVANSNKIGLQVKHKSHVDEDPEVEENLIGRVNTLAFKNLKGEFVDFSLSPNDTQSTTIKEAIIRNQWTNKPVNKLSEDLQVVDSLSNGILSTKTLEELRISKIIRNYQEGQIAETLKQLNGLVLDFEGSAGYFHALAAKIMIGQGDFEKAAIELIQAESKGYRNFTVSHLPILYFGNQIDAAFDIKEKFELDFPEWMKVNSDEGALIKPEAEYFKQLSQLNKSFKSDFLNGFKGLQDGPLKAILGHEILIKKSHWLNEKEIQEIQNHLLDQDQVDKEYISQLTDLLISKDLTKISSEEKLRQKFQSTQAVTGNPYLTPFVFMAVSKAKNDEDKYEILRNASDFNKDPLLWMEMVKYSQKIGLSEYGQEALKKLSTWVEPEKLEKLKLQTL; from the coding sequence GTGAATATTAAAGACGAAGTTTTATTTAAAAAACTGCCAATCATCATTTCGGTCATTGGCAGTTTTCTTTTACTCCATCAGTACTTTTTTGCTTGGAATGACCCCCTGCCCATTGAGCCGGGAGTATTTTCAGAAATGGCCGATGTGCCACTGGACATCTACAACTGGGGAATTGAGCATTACCGCCTTGAGGTAGAAAATTACCTGCTTTTCCAAAACTTCGAGACTTTGGCTCCTGTGCCTCAAGTCAGCAAAACTTTACTTTTTGGAGGAATTACCTGGCTTTTGGTAAGCTTAGGTCTTAGCTTAATCAGTACCCTCAAAAGATACTATTTCATTGCAGCTATGGCAGTAGTGATTTTTCTTCTCACCATTTCTGGTATCAACTCCTTGAATATTGGCGGTATCAGTAGCAACCTCGCTTTGATCGTTTTGATCTTGGGCGTGGCAGTGCCAGCAATGGTCATCCACATCTTCTATGATCACTTTTCTCTTATGAAGAGAACGGTGATCATCACGCCTATTTCTGTGGCTACCATGGCATTCTTGGTCCTTAGGAGCAACGTTACCCAACCGGAACTGATGATGGCAGAAAACATTACACTAATGGCCATTGCCATTAGTGCCATCTTTGTACTCTACATAGGCCATGCTTTGGTAGGAGGTTTTTTCCTAATGCTTGCCAGGCTTAACCAAGGAGTTGGGTTAAAAATATCTTGGCACCTAACTGTATTTACAATCATCTATATTGTTTTACTATTCATGGTGCTCTTGGATCTGACAGGTGACTTCCCCTTGCCTTTCAGCTATCCTCCTCTATTTTTTCTTTTCTTACTTGCATCATTTGTAGGCTGGTTTGAGGTAAAGGCCAAAATCAAACAGATCAAACAACCTTATGAGCTGGATTTAATCGGACAGTCCCTTTATTGGATAGGTTTTGGCATCACTATCATGGTATTTTGGAAAGGTCAATTCTCTCTTAACAGACCCATGCTGGACTTTTTGGATCATTGGTTCGTCTATACGCAAATTGCCTTATCCCTACTTTTCTTTGCTTACCTCTTGGCGAACTTCTCCGGCTTTATGAACATGGGAAAACCGCTTGCGGATGTTACTTTCCAACCTAAGTTTTTTGCTTATCTGCATATGAGGATTGGTAGTCTTATTGCCTTATTGTCCTTAATCGTATTTGCTGATGGTGTGATCGCTCCCCAATTAAGCGTCAGCTCCACCAACTATTCTGCGGACTATTATTACGCCATCAATAAGCCCACTGAAGCCAGAATACTATTTGAAAACAGTTGGTTCAGGTATAGAAGAAACGAAAAAGCCATGATAGCTACCGTCAACCTCTACCAGCAAGACAAACAACCAACTGCTGCAAAAAATATTATCCAAGAGGCTTTTGAATGGCAACCCTCGGTACATGAAATCCTTTTGGCCGCTAATTTGGCACACAAGCAGGATAAGTATTTTGATGCATTATTCTATTTGGAGAAAGGTTTAGAGCTATACCCCGATAATGACTTTCTTCAAAATAACTTGGCCTTACTCCACAGTAAAGGGAATAGAAGTGAAGCTGCCTTTGAAGTCCTGACCCAAATTGATCAGGAAAAGGAAGTTGCAAACAGCAATAAAATAGGCCTTCAGGTTAAGCATAAGAGCCACGTGGACGAAGATCCAGAAGTGGAAGAAAATCTAATTGGCCGTGTAAACACGTTGGCCTTTAAAAACCTAAAAGGTGAATTTGTTGATTTTTCTCTTAGTCCAAATGATACTCAGAGTACTACTATCAAAGAGGCCATAATCAGAAATCAGTGGACCAATAAACCGGTAAACAAACTCTCTGAAGACCTGCAAGTAGTAGATTCCTTGAGCAATGGCATACTGAGCACCAAAACTTTGGAGGAGCTCCGGATTTCCAAAATCATCAGAAATTATCAGGAAGGCCAAATTGCAGAAACCTTAAAGCAACTGAACGGTTTGGTATTAGACTTTGAAGGGTCTGCTGGTTACTTCCATGCCTTAGCAGCTAAAATAATGATTGGCCAAGGAGACTTTGAAAAAGCAGCCATCGAGCTCATTCAAGCCGAATCAAAAGGATACAGAAACTTCACAGTTTCCCACCTGCCCATCCTTTATTTTGGAAACCAAATCGATGCCGCTTTTGACATTAAGGAAAAGTTTGAACTTGATTTTCCAGAATGGATGAAAGTAAACAGTGATGAGGGAGCATTAATAAAGCCTGAAGCCGAATACTTTAAGCAGCTATCCCAATTAAATAAATCCTTCAAAAGTGATTTCCTTAATGGTTTCAAAGGATTACAGGACGGTCCACTTAAAGCTATACTGGGACATGAAATCTTGATCAAAAAAAGCCACTGGCTAAATGAAAAAGAGATTCAAGAAATCCAAAACCACCTCCTTGACCAAGACCAAGTAGACAAGGAATACATTTCCCAACTGACTGATCTATTGATATCCAAGGACCTCACAAAAATATCATCAGAAGAAAAACTGAGACAAAAATTCCAATCAACACAGGCAGTCACGGGAAATCCTTATTTGACACCATTTGTTTTCATGGCGGTCTCAAAAGCTAAAAACGATGAGGATAAATATGAAATCCTCCGCAATGCCTCTGACTTCAATAAGGACCCATTGCTTTGGATGGAAATGGTCAAATACAGCCAAAAAATAGGCCTGAGCGAATATGGACAGGAAGCCCTAAAGAAACTTTCCACATGGGTCGAACCGGAAAAGCTTGAAAAACTTAAGCTTCAAACACTTTAA